AAACAATCACTCGCAGATGCATTTCATGGGCCTGCTGGGGCCTGGCGGCGTTCATGCCTACAGCGAGCATCTCTACGCGCTGCTTGAGCTAGCCAAACAGCAGGATGTCTCCCAGGTCTTTATCCATACCTTCCTCGATGGACGCGACACGCCGCCGCAGAGCGCCGTGCCGTTCATGAAGGAGCTGCTCGCGGTGATCGAGCGCCTGGGCGTCGGGCAGGTGGCGACGGTGTCGGGGCGCTACTACGCGATGGATCGCGATAAGCGCTGGGATCGAACCGCGAAGGCGTATCGCGCGCTGGTCTATGCCGAGGGCGAGACAGCGACCGATCCGGTCGCCGCGATCGAGCACTCGTATGCCAGGAGCGTCACCGACGAGTTTGTGCTGCCAACGGTGATCACGCGCGATGGACAGCCGATCGCGAAGATTCAAGACGACGACGCGATCATCTTCTTCAACTTCCGCACCGATCGTCCGCGCCAGATGACCAAGGCGTTCGTGCTGCCTGATTTCGACGGCTTCGATCGCGGGCCGCAGCTTCGTAACCTGGACTTTGTGACGCTGACCGAGTACGAGGCTGATCTGCCGGTGCAGGTGGCGTTCCCGCCACAGAACGTCGAGGAGCCGCTGGCGAAGGTGATCAGCGATGCCGGTCTGTCGCAGTTTCACACGGCGGAAACCGAGAAGTACGCGCATGTGACGTTTTTCATCAACGGTGGTCGTGAGGAGCCGTTTCCGGGCGAAGATCGCAAGCTGGTGCCGTCGCCCAAGGTGGCAACCTACGATCTCCAGCCGGAGATGAGCGCGCCCGGCGTCACCGATGTGGT
The DNA window shown above is from Herpetosiphonaceae bacterium and carries:
- the gpmI gene encoding 2,3-bisphosphoglycerate-independent phosphoglycerate mutase — protein: MQRPRPLVLCVIDGWGVSDRADGNAIALAHAPNMATWATTYPYTTLAASELAVGLPQGQMGNSEVGHLNIGAGFVVYQDSTRISEAIHDKSLFSNLVLLDAFAQVRNNHSQMHFMGLLGPGGVHAYSEHLYALLELAKQQDVSQVFIHTFLDGRDTPPQSAVPFMKELLAVIERLGVGQVATVSGRYYAMDRDKRWDRTAKAYRALVYAEGETATDPVAAIEHSYARSVTDEFVLPTVITRDGQPIAKIQDDDAIIFFNFRTDRPRQMTKAFVLPDFDGFDRGPQLRNLDFVTLTEYEADLPVQVAFPPQNVEEPLAKVISDAGLSQFHTAETEKYAHVTFFINGGREEPFPGEDRKLVPSPKVATYDLQPEMSAPGVTDVVVETIRSGTYDVIVMNFANPDMVGHTGVLPAAIKAVEVVDECLGQIAEAALAQGGGMLITCDHGNVEQMVDPVTGAPHTAHTTNPVPCVILVPDDAPLRQVTLRSDGKLADVAPTVIDVLQLQQPEAMTGQSLIQRSGA